In Polaribacter sp. L3A8, a genomic segment contains:
- a CDS encoding sterol desaturase family protein yields MDFTNPLVYGVPCFLGLILVELAYSKHHKKEENKKLYKWKDLAASLTMGIGSAILAPLTKTIAAIVLFNFVYDVFNPLVDGVRINIMGYESFGYAWYIWIICQLLDDFSYYWFHRQNHNVRFLWAAHIVHHSSDNFNLGTAVRNGWFTILYKPFFYMWITAIGFPPEMLVVCLGIEALWQFQLHTVYVPKLGFLEKIFNTHTMHQVHHAQNMEYMDKNHGGFLNVFDRIFGTWKELDESIEIKYGVTTPPDSYNPLVILTHEYKDIWNDMKKSKNLYHKFMYAFAAPGWSHDGSTLTIKQTRKALEEA; encoded by the coding sequence ATGGATTTTACAAACCCACTAGTATATGGTGTTCCTTGTTTTTTAGGACTAATTTTAGTAGAATTAGCTTATAGCAAACATCATAAAAAAGAAGAAAACAAAAAACTTTATAAATGGAAAGATTTAGCTGCAAGTCTTACAATGGGAATTGGTTCGGCTATTTTGGCTCCTTTAACAAAAACCATTGCTGCAATTGTATTGTTTAATTTTGTGTACGATGTTTTTAACCCACTTGTAGATGGAGTTCGTATAAATATAATGGGTTATGAGTCTTTTGGTTATGCTTGGTATATTTGGATAATTTGTCAGCTTTTAGACGATTTTAGTTATTATTGGTTTCACAGACAAAACCATAATGTTCGTTTTCTTTGGGCAGCACATATTGTACATCATTCTTCCGACAATTTTAATTTAGGTACTGCTGTAAGAAATGGTTGGTTTACAATTCTTTACAAACCTTTTTTTTATATGTGGATTACTGCTATTGGTTTTCCGCCAGAAATGTTGGTTGTATGCTTAGGTATTGAGGCTTTATGGCAATTTCAATTACATACTGTTTATGTACCTAAATTAGGTTTCTTAGAAAAAATATTTAATACACATACAATGCACCAAGTACATCATGCCCAGAATATGGAATATATGGATAAAAATCATGGTGGGTTTTTAAATGTATTTGATAGAATTTTTGGAACTTGGAAAGAGCTTGATGAAAGTATTGAAATAAAATATGGTGTAACTACTCCGCCAGATTCTTATAATCCTTTAGTGATTTTAACACATGAATATAAGGATATTTGGAATGATATGAAAAAATCTAAGAATCTGTATCATAAATTTATGTATGCTTTTGCTGCTCCTGGATGGAGCCACGACGGAAGTACACTGACCATTAAACAGACTCGTAAAGCTTTAGAGGAAGCGTAA
- a CDS encoding DUF6495 family protein: protein MKYRQLTKEQFESLHEDFARFLATQSIDAKEWNQIKKETPQIAEDEMNVFSDVVWDDVLTKTNYVEHFSKTSVNLFKCDAEEIHRIAIKITWDINLLEQKGFEWLMQNPMDNSVEIFKGTKPYNNDERNTEIFDLIEKGSSISKGEIFEYFSQLVS, encoded by the coding sequence ATGAAATACAGACAACTTACCAAAGAGCAATTTGAAAGCTTACACGAAGATTTTGCACGTTTTTTAGCAACACAAAGTATCGATGCTAAAGAATGGAATCAAATTAAAAAAGAAACACCACAAATTGCAGAAGATGAAATGAATGTTTTTTCTGATGTTGTTTGGGACGATGTTTTAACAAAAACAAACTATGTAGAGCATTTTTCTAAAACATCTGTAAACCTTTTTAAGTGTGATGCAGAAGAAATACATAGAATTGCCATTAAGATTACTTGGGATATTAATTTACTAGAGCAAAAAGGCTTTGAGTGGTTAATGCAAAACCCAATGGATAATTCTGTAGAAATTTTTAAAGGCACAAAACCGTATAATAATGACGAAAGAAATACTGAAATTTTCGATTTAATAGAAAAAGGAAGTTCTATTTCTAAAGGAGAAATCTTTGAGTACTTTAGTCAGTTGGTTTCTTAA
- a CDS encoding TonB-dependent receptor: protein MKQKLLFLCSFILMFSLSAHAQTTTSKIKGTITEISGEPLYGATIVATHTPTGTVSGTTAQDNGRYTLSNLRIGGPYTITISYLGFKSKKVTNVFLTLGKTTNINAVLSEDSNTLEEIVISSGKNSVFNNDRTGAQTSIRTKDLKTLPTISRSASDFTRLDPSASGGSFGGRNDQFNNFTLDGSIFNNPFGLDAATPGGQTASQPVSLDAIEQISVSTAPYDVTLSGFTGASVNAVTKSGTNTVTGTAYGYYRNQDFTGGKIKGESIFVPKLSQSQIGASIGAPIIKDKLFVFVNFEKDNRSDLGQSWLPNTGSGAINESRVLKADLDEVQSALAGIGYNTGAYEGFTHNSNSTKGLFKLDWNVNKDNRISFVYNFLNASRDLPAHPTALGFRGPSSQMLQFENTGYQINNNLNSFLLELNSTITDNITNKFQAGYTHFDDFRKAKSAPMPAFRIQDGNGGNYIIAGHEPFSINNTLDQKVFQITNNLNISKGDHNYTVGFSFEKFEFDNSFNLGAYGFGDARGYVGAFGGDFASMDAFRTGVTNGLLADAMTAAQNTFKNNNDNDSWALAETNVGQFAFYVQDDWNINDNFKLSYGVRFDKPLFFDSADKAQDVIDKSFYLPNNPYTDPSTGETVFFDSTKMPNNNFLISPRIGFNWDVNGDSSLQLRGGSGLFTGRFPFVWLGNQIANPNVFFYQVVDPDFKFPQVWRTSLGADVKLKDGTILTTDLSYTKDINGAHVQNWGLKTPTGTLAGGIDNRLVYTDTDRSPNWGGPNDKSNAYVFTNSNKGRTLNASLKAQKNFDNGLYLMAAYNFLNSKDVNSIEAEITGDAFNFNPVLSNSNDATLAHSKYGDTQRFIGVASKSWNYGTNDKWTTTISSFYELAKGGRFNYTYAGDINNDGSNLNDLIYIPTDSQIDAMTFKAPVNSGDLSIADQKSGLKNYINQDDYLNGRKGQYAERYGALSPWRGKMDVKFIQNLKLANNNSLEFTIDILNFGNLLNSNWGLVQQPDAVQLLGVTVDNAGLPTYSFNSDLKETFVYNSTLLSRWQAQVGLRYSF, encoded by the coding sequence ATGAAGCAAAAATTACTTTTTTTATGTTCGTTCATTTTAATGTTTAGTTTAAGTGCTCATGCACAAACAACTACATCAAAAATAAAAGGAACAATTACGGAAATTAGCGGAGAGCCTTTGTATGGTGCAACCATTGTTGCTACCCATACACCTACAGGTACAGTCTCTGGTACAACAGCTCAAGATAACGGTAGATATACTTTATCTAATTTAAGAATTGGAGGTCCATATACGATTACGATTAGCTATTTAGGTTTTAAATCTAAAAAAGTAACAAATGTATTTTTAACATTGGGTAAAACAACCAATATTAATGCTGTTTTATCTGAAGATAGCAATACTTTAGAAGAAATTGTAATCAGTTCTGGTAAAAACAGTGTTTTTAATAATGATAGAACAGGAGCACAGACAAGTATTAGAACTAAAGATTTAAAAACATTACCAACAATATCTAGGTCAGCGTCAGATTTTACACGTTTAGATCCTTCTGCATCGGGTGGTTCTTTTGGTGGTAGAAATGACCAGTTTAATAATTTCACCTTAGATGGTTCTATTTTTAACAATCCATTTGGTTTAGACGCAGCAACTCCTGGAGGTCAAACAGCTTCTCAACCTGTGTCTTTAGATGCTATAGAACAAATTTCTGTTTCTACAGCTCCTTATGATGTTACTTTATCTGGCTTTACAGGTGCTTCTGTAAACGCAGTAACAAAAAGTGGAACAAATACAGTAACCGGAACCGCTTACGGATATTACAGAAATCAAGATTTTACGGGAGGAAAAATTAAAGGAGAAAGTATTTTTGTTCCTAAATTATCTCAATCTCAAATAGGGGCAAGTATTGGAGCTCCTATCATAAAAGACAAATTGTTTGTTTTTGTAAATTTCGAAAAAGACAATAGATCAGATTTAGGTCAGTCTTGGTTGCCAAACACAGGTTCTGGAGCTATTAATGAGTCTAGAGTTTTAAAAGCAGATTTAGATGAAGTACAAAGTGCCTTAGCAGGTATTGGTTACAATACAGGTGCTTATGAAGGTTTTACACATAATTCTAATAGTACAAAAGGGTTGTTTAAATTAGATTGGAATGTGAATAAGGATAATCGTATTTCATTTGTGTACAATTTTTTAAATGCTTCTAGAGATTTACCAGCGCACCCAACAGCATTAGGTTTTAGAGGTCCAAGTTCTCAAATGTTACAGTTTGAAAATACAGGGTATCAAATTAATAATAATTTGAATTCTTTTTTATTGGAATTAAATTCTACGATAACAGATAACATTACAAACAAATTTCAAGCAGGATACACACATTTTGATGATTTTAGAAAAGCTAAATCGGCACCTATGCCAGCATTTAGAATTCAAGATGGTAATGGTGGTAACTATATAATTGCAGGTCACGAACCTTTTTCAATTAACAATACCTTAGATCAAAAAGTATTTCAAATAACCAATAATTTAAATATAAGTAAGGGAGACCATAATTATACTGTTGGTTTTTCTTTTGAAAAATTTGAATTTGACAACTCATTTAATTTAGGAGCGTATGGTTTTGGAGATGCTAGAGGTTATGTTGGTGCATTTGGAGGAGATTTTGCAAGTATGGATGCTTTTAGAACAGGAGTAACCAATGGTCTTTTAGCAGACGCAATGACTGCAGCTCAAAACACTTTTAAAAATAATAACGACAATGATTCTTGGGCATTGGCAGAAACAAATGTAGGTCAGTTTGCTTTTTATGTACAAGATGATTGGAATATCAACGATAATTTTAAATTGTCTTATGGTGTTCGTTTTGATAAACCTTTATTTTTCGATTCTGCAGATAAAGCACAAGATGTTATCGACAAAAGTTTTTACTTACCTAACAATCCATATACAGACCCTTCTACCGGAGAAACAGTATTTTTTGATTCTACAAAAATGCCAAACAACAACTTCTTAATTTCACCAAGAATTGGTTTTAATTGGGATGTTAATGGAGATAGTTCTTTACAATTACGTGGTGGTTCTGGGTTATTTACAGGACGTTTTCCTTTTGTTTGGTTAGGTAACCAAATAGCAAATCCTAATGTGTTTTTCTACCAAGTGGTAGATCCAGATTTTAAATTTCCACAAGTTTGGAGAACAAGTTTGGGTGCAGATGTAAAATTAAAAGATGGTACTATTTTAACTACAGATCTTTCTTATACAAAAGACATTAATGGTGCCCATGTACAAAACTGGGGATTAAAAACACCAACCGGAACTTTAGCAGGTGGTATAGATAATAGATTGGTGTACACAGATACAGACAGAAGTCCTAATTGGGGCGGACCAAATGATAAATCAAATGCCTATGTATTTACAAATTCTAACAAAGGACGAACTTTAAATGCTTCTTTAAAAGCACAGAAAAATTTTGATAACGGCTTGTATTTAATGGCTGCTTATAATTTCTTAAACTCTAAAGATGTAAATTCTATTGAAGCAGAAATAACAGGAGATGCTTTCAATTTTAATCCGGTTTTATCTAACTCAAATGACGCTACTTTAGCGCACTCTAAATACGGAGATACACAACGTTTTATTGGTGTTGCTTCTAAATCTTGGAACTATGGTACCAATGATAAATGGACAACCACCATTTCTTCTTTTTACGAATTAGCAAAAGGAGGTCGTTTTAACTATACCTATGCAGGAGACATTAATAATGATGGTTCTAATTTAAATGATTTAATTTATATTCCTACAGATAGCCAAATTGATGCAATGACATTTAAAGCACCTGTTAATTCTGGAGATTTATCTATTGCAGATCAAAAATCAGGATTAAAAAATTATATAAATCAAGACGATTATTTAAACGGTAGAAAAGGTCAGTACGCAGAGCGTTACGGAGCATTATCTCCTTGGAGAGGAAAAATGGATGTAAAATTTATTCAGAATTTAAAATTAGCAAACAATAATTCATTAGAATTTACCATAGATATTTTAAACTTTGGTAACTTATTAAACTCTAATTGGGGCTTAGTGCAACAACCAGATGCAGTGCAATTGTTAGGTGTTACTGTAGACAATGCAGGTTTACCAACTTATAGTTTTAATTCAGATTTAAAAGAAACATTTGTGTATAATTCTACATTATTATCTAGATGGCAAGCGCAAGTTGGTTTAAGATATTCTTTCTAA
- the rplI gene encoding 50S ribosomal protein L9, protein MELILRQDVENLGFKDDIVEVKNGYGRNFLIPTRQAVLATSSAKKVLAENLKQRAYKEAKLIEDANVIAETVKGYEIKITSKVGSGDKLFGSVNNIDLAAALAKAGTDLDKKFIKVVGGSVKRLGKYEASVRLHRAVVADIIFEVVAE, encoded by the coding sequence ATGGAATTGATATTAAGACAAGACGTAGAAAATTTAGGATTTAAAGACGATATCGTAGAGGTTAAAAACGGTTATGGTAGAAACTTTTTAATCCCTACAAGACAAGCAGTTTTAGCTACTTCATCTGCAAAGAAAGTTTTAGCAGAGAATTTAAAACAACGTGCTTACAAAGAAGCTAAATTAATTGAAGACGCTAATGTAATAGCTGAAACAGTTAAAGGATATGAAATTAAAATTACATCTAAAGTTGGTTCTGGAGACAAATTATTTGGTTCTGTAAACAACATAGATTTAGCCGCAGCTCTTGCAAAAGCAGGAACAGACTTAGATAAGAAATTTATTAAAGTTGTTGGTGGTTCTGTAAAAAGATTAGGTAAATACGAAGCATCTGTAAGATTACACAGAGCAGTAGTTGCTGATATTATTTTTGAAGTTGTTGCTGAATAA
- the rpsR gene encoding 30S ribosomal protein S18: protein MASIEQQAKGGKSADVRYLTPLDIDTKKEAKYCRFKKKDIKYIDFKDADFLMYLVNEQGKILPRRLTGTSLKYQRKVAQAIKRARHLALMPYVGDMLK from the coding sequence ATGGCATCAATAGAACAACAAGCAAAAGGCGGTAAATCTGCTGACGTTAGATATTTAACGCCATTAGATATAGACACTAAAAAAGAAGCAAAATACTGTAGATTCAAGAAGAAAGATATCAAGTATATCGACTTTAAAGATGCAGACTTCTTAATGTATTTAGTAAATGAACAAGGTAAAATTTTACCAAGACGTTTAACAGGAACATCATTAAAATATCAACGTAAAGTTGCGCAAGCAATTAAAAGAGCGCGTCATTTAGCGTTAATGCCTTACGTTGGAGATATGTTAAAATAA
- the rpsF gene encoding 30S ribosomal protein S6 yields the protein MNHYETVFILNPVLSDTQIKETVQKFEDYLVSKGAEMISKENWGLKKLAYPIQKKKSGFYHLFEFKIAGEEISAYELEFRRDDSIMRYLSVRLDKHAAAWAKIRTERVKSTKK from the coding sequence ATGAATCATTACGAAACTGTTTTCATTTTGAATCCCGTTTTATCTGATACTCAGATAAAGGAGACAGTACAAAAATTCGAGGATTATTTAGTTTCCAAAGGAGCTGAAATGATCTCAAAAGAGAATTGGGGCTTAAAGAAATTAGCCTACCCAATCCAAAAGAAAAAAAGTGGTTTTTATCACTTATTTGAGTTTAAAATTGCTGGAGAAGAAATCTCTGCATATGAGTTAGAATTTAGAAGAGATGATAGCATTATGCGTTACCTTTCTGTTAGATTAGACAAACATGCTGCTGCTTGGGCAAAAATTAGAACTGAACGTGTTAAATCTACTAAAAAATAA
- the ald gene encoding alanine dehydrogenase — MKVGIPKEIKNNESRVGMTPAGVFELTKKNHTVFVQSTAGEGSGFFDADYIKVGATILPTIEEVYSLSEMIVKVKEPIALEYPLIKEDQIVFTYFHFASCEPLTKAMIESKSICIAYETVEDSDGTLPLLTPMSEVAGRMAIQQGAKYLEKPIKGRGILLGGVPGVAPGKVLILGAGVVGVQAAKMAAGLGAHVTIMDINMKRLRYVNDVLPNHVTTAFSSEYSIRQLIKTHDLIIGGVLVKGGKAPKLITKDMLKDMRPGTVIVDVAVDQGGCFETTKATTHEDPTFIIDDVVHYCVANMPGAVPYTSTIALTNVTLPYIINLANKGWEEACATDACLDKGLNIIKGKIVYKEISEAFQLEAFEV; from the coding sequence ATGAAAGTTGGAATCCCTAAAGAAATTAAGAATAACGAGAGTAGAGTTGGTATGACACCTGCAGGTGTTTTTGAGTTGACTAAAAAAAATCATACTGTTTTTGTACAATCGACAGCAGGTGAAGGAAGTGGTTTTTTTGATGCAGATTATATTAAAGTAGGTGCAACTATTTTACCTACCATAGAAGAGGTTTACAGTCTGAGTGAAATGATTGTAAAAGTAAAAGAACCTATTGCTTTAGAGTATCCTTTAATAAAGGAAGATCAAATTGTTTTTACGTATTTTCATTTTGCATCTTGCGAGCCTTTAACAAAGGCAATGATAGAAAGTAAATCTATTTGTATTGCTTACGAAACGGTAGAAGATAGCGACGGAACTTTACCTTTATTAACACCTATGTCTGAAGTTGCAGGAAGAATGGCAATTCAGCAAGGAGCTAAATATTTAGAAAAGCCAATTAAAGGACGTGGTATTTTATTAGGTGGTGTACCAGGTGTTGCCCCAGGAAAAGTATTAATTTTAGGAGCAGGAGTTGTTGGAGTACAAGCAGCTAAAATGGCAGCAGGTTTAGGTGCTCATGTAACAATTATGGATATTAATATGAAACGTTTACGTTATGTAAATGATGTATTACCAAACCATGTTACCACTGCTTTTTCTAGCGAATATAGTATTAGACAGTTAATTAAAACACACGATTTAATTATTGGTGGCGTTTTGGTAAAAGGAGGGAAGGCTCCAAAATTAATTACAAAAGACATGCTTAAAGACATGCGTCCAGGAACTGTTATTGTTGATGTTGCAGTAGACCAAGGAGGTTGTTTTGAAACAACAAAAGCAACCACACATGAAGATCCAACATTTATTATAGATGATGTAGTACATTATTGTGTTGCAAATATGCCAGGAGCTGTACCTTATACATCTACTATTGCTTTAACAAATGTAACATTACCTTATATTATAAATTTAGCCAACAAAGGTTGGGAAGAAGCTTGTGCTACAGATGCATGTTTAGATAAAGGATTAAATATTATAAAAGGAAAAATTGTTTATAAAGAAATTAGTGAAGCGTTTCAATTAGAAGCTTTTGAGGTTTAA
- a CDS encoding RNA polymerase sigma factor, which yields MKIISLHNKEKSLIKKAIDNNREAQQQLFEQFSPKMLGVCRQYVKDVHHAEDLMLQGFLKVFTNLDKFKHEGSFEGWVRRIMVNTCISYLRKKNLIDLSDEEYVFNDAATESLENTSVEEIQKLIDQLPEGYKMVFNLFAIEGYKHSEIAVKLGVSESTSKSQLFKARKLLQENYYKMNKRVHENK from the coding sequence TTGAAAATTATATCGTTACATAACAAAGAAAAATCGTTAATAAAAAAAGCGATTGACAACAATAGAGAAGCGCAACAACAATTGTTCGAGCAATTTTCTCCTAAAATGTTGGGGGTTTGTAGGCAATATGTAAAAGATGTGCATCACGCAGAAGATTTAATGTTACAAGGGTTTCTAAAAGTTTTTACCAACTTAGATAAATTTAAGCACGAAGGTAGTTTTGAAGGTTGGGTTCGCAGAATTATGGTGAACACTTGTATCTCTTATCTCCGTAAAAAGAATTTAATCGATTTGTCTGACGAAGAGTATGTTTTTAACGATGCAGCTACAGAAAGTTTAGAAAACACATCGGTAGAAGAGATTCAGAAATTGATAGATCAATTACCAGAAGGTTACAAAATGGTGTTTAATTTATTCGCCATAGAAGGTTATAAACATTCAGAAATTGCCGTGAAATTAGGTGTTTCTGAAAGTACATCAAAATCGCAATTATTTAAAGCACGTAAATTATTGCAAGAAAATTATTACAAAATGAATAAAAGAGTTCATGAAAACAAATAG
- a CDS encoding DUF6508 domain-containing protein — MIVSLSKVIESIDITKIENGISPNLYKVDEEIISDFRKLFRQQGWMIGFDWSSWDEGRSILRNKEFDYSTIDLETKRKLLTAIFRNDRFSTGAIESSLNSGVILNILKSI; from the coding sequence ATGATAGTTAGTCTTTCTAAAGTAATTGAATCTATTGATATAACTAAAATTGAAAATGGTATTTCTCCTAACTTATATAAAGTTGATGAAGAAATAATAAGTGATTTTAGAAAATTGTTCCGTCAACAAGGTTGGATGATTGGGTTTGATTGGAGTTCTTGGGATGAAGGAAGAAGCATCCTAAGAAATAAAGAATTTGATTATTCTACAATAGATCTTGAAACGAAACGCAAGCTTTTAACAGCTATTTTTAGAAATGATAGATTTTCTACAGGTGCTATAGAAAGCTCTTTAAATTCCGGAGTAATTCTCAATATATTAAAAAGCATTTAA
- a CDS encoding type II toxin-antitoxin system RelE/ParE family toxin — translation MVQISWTYLALNDLRDIAEYISKDSKVYAKLQVTRIRKRTHILKNQIFSGKIIEELQNENFRELIEGNYRIIYKVVSNHQIDIITIHHSARDLSKRKF, via the coding sequence ATGGTTCAAATAAGTTGGACTTATCTCGCTTTAAATGATTTACGTGACATCGCTGAATATATCTCTAAAGATTCTAAAGTATATGCAAAACTTCAAGTTACTAGAATTAGGAAAAGAACACATATTTTAAAAAATCAAATATTTTCAGGTAAAATTATTGAAGAACTTCAAAATGAGAATTTTAGAGAACTTATAGAAGGTAATTATAGGATTATCTATAAAGTCGTTTCTAATCATCAAATTGATATTATAACCATTCATCACTCTGCAAGAGATCTATCAAAAAGGAAATTTTAA
- the mqo gene encoding malate dehydrogenase (quinone): MKLKKEYDLICVGGGIMSATLALITKLLKPEMNILILERLDKVAQESSAAWNNAGTGHSALCELNYCPEEDGKVSIKKAIDICTQYETSKQFWSYLTKEGLLDNPEDFITTVKHHSWVLGAENAAYLEERFRTLKEHFMFDAIEFTKEIDTMKEWFPLIANDRTEDEIMAASKMNRGTEMNYGSLTEKLFSILENEFDTPVHCNMEVLDIDPDTDLDWTVEIKNLKTDKEYQLEAAHVFIGAGGGSLLLLQKVEIDEKEGYGGFPVSGEWLVCTNDDVINQHNAKVYSKAGLGDPPMSTPHLDTRYIDGKRQLIFGPFAGFSPKFLKEGSSLDLFKSIQFDNIPSMLGAFWHNLPLTQYLIEQVMMSKEDRMDSLRKFVKNANSNDWEVLKAGQRVQIIKKDEFEGGKLQFGTEVISSKDGSITCLLGASPGASTATSIMLEVVEKAFPELMHSKKGKQLLKEIVPLYKTEVTKELFEKELEKSKVALGL; encoded by the coding sequence ATGAAACTAAAAAAAGAGTACGATTTAATATGTGTTGGTGGTGGAATTATGAGCGCAACTTTAGCGTTGATAACAAAATTACTAAAACCAGAAATGAATATTTTAATTTTAGAAAGATTAGACAAAGTAGCGCAAGAAAGTTCTGCTGCTTGGAACAATGCGGGTACAGGTCATTCTGCGTTGTGTGAGCTGAACTATTGTCCGGAAGAAGACGGAAAAGTGTCTATAAAAAAAGCCATCGATATTTGTACACAATATGAAACATCAAAACAATTTTGGTCTTATTTAACCAAAGAAGGATTGCTAGATAACCCTGAAGACTTTATTACAACCGTCAAGCATCATAGTTGGGTTTTGGGTGCAGAAAATGCAGCTTATTTAGAAGAACGTTTTAGAACGTTAAAAGAACATTTTATGTTCGATGCTATTGAGTTTACTAAAGAAATAGACACCATGAAAGAATGGTTTCCTTTAATTGCAAATGATAGAACTGAAGATGAAATAATGGCGGCTTCTAAAATGAATAGAGGTACAGAAATGAATTATGGTTCGTTAACAGAGAAGTTGTTTTCTATTTTAGAAAATGAATTTGATACACCGGTTCATTGTAATATGGAAGTATTAGATATAGATCCTGATACAGATTTAGATTGGACTGTAGAAATTAAGAATTTAAAGACGGATAAGGAATATCAATTAGAAGCAGCACATGTTTTTATTGGTGCAGGAGGCGGAAGTTTATTGTTGTTGCAGAAAGTAGAAATTGACGAAAAAGAAGGGTACGGAGGTTTTCCTGTAAGTGGAGAATGGTTGGTTTGTACTAATGACGATGTTATAAATCAGCACAATGCAAAAGTATATTCTAAAGCAGGTTTAGGAGATCCACCAATGTCTACACCACATTTAGATACACGTTATATAGATGGAAAACGTCAATTAATATTTGGTCCTTTTGCAGGTTTTAGCCCTAAGTTTTTAAAAGAAGGTTCTAGTTTAGATTTGTTTAAGTCGATTCAGTTTGATAATATTCCGTCTATGCTGGGTGCTTTTTGGCACAATTTACCATTAACGCAATATTTAATAGAGCAAGTAATGATGAGTAAAGAAGACCGAATGGATTCTTTACGCAAGTTTGTTAAGAATGCAAATTCTAATGATTGGGAAGTTTTAAAAGCAGGTCAGCGTGTACAAATTATAAAAAAAGACGAATTTGAAGGCGGGAAATTACAGTTTGGTACAGAAGTAATATCAAGTAAAGACGGAAGTATTACCTGTTTATTAGGTGCGTCTCCAGGAGCTTCTACAGCAACATCAATAATGTTAGAAGTGGTAGAAAAAGCATTTCCAGAATTGATGCATTCTAAAAAAGGAAAACAACTTTTAAAAGAAATTGTTCCTCTTTATAAAACGGAGGTTACAAAAGAATTGTTTGAAAAGGAATTGGAAAAGAGTAAGGTTGCTTTGGGTTTGTAG
- a CDS encoding efflux RND transporter periplasmic adaptor subunit — translation MKKVIIFGGIAVALIAVLIWFGKKNSASPIEYKTEKAFKATIIKKSIATGKVTPLEEVEIKPQIAGIIDRIVVEEGAIVKAGDLLATVRVVPNEQSLTSAKGRINSVQIQLNNTKIQYDRNRKLFDKGVISRQEFESLELSYNQAKNDLRNAQNDYQIIKKGSAGSSGANTNIRATTSGMVVEIPVKKGYQVVETNGFSAGTTIATIADMTKMIFEGKVDESEVGKLVKGTEIEISLGAIENKKFPAVLNFIAPKGTEEAGAVQFKIKADVSLDDEHFIRAGYSANAEIVLERKDSVLSIKESLLQFDRKTELPYVEIKNAEGKFDKKDVKLGTSDGVNVEILEGVTKDDEIKIWNKTSKEDEEKDNN, via the coding sequence ATGAAAAAAGTAATCATTTTTGGAGGAATAGCTGTTGCATTAATAGCAGTATTAATTTGGTTTGGTAAAAAGAACAGTGCATCGCCAATAGAATACAAAACAGAAAAAGCTTTTAAAGCAACTATCATTAAAAAGAGTATTGCTACCGGTAAAGTTACTCCGTTAGAAGAAGTAGAAATAAAACCACAAATAGCAGGTATTATAGATAGAATTGTTGTTGAAGAAGGTGCTATTGTTAAGGCAGGAGATTTACTAGCAACAGTAAGAGTTGTGCCAAACGAGCAATCTTTAACAAGTGCAAAAGGACGTATTAATTCGGTTCAAATTCAATTGAATAATACAAAAATTCAATATGACAGAAATAGAAAATTATTTGATAAAGGAGTTATTTCTCGTCAGGAATTTGAATCATTAGAGCTTTCATATAATCAAGCTAAAAACGACTTACGTAATGCTCAAAATGATTATCAAATAATTAAAAAAGGATCTGCAGGTTCTTCTGGAGCAAATACAAATATTAGAGCAACAACTTCTGGTATGGTGGTAGAGATTCCTGTTAAAAAAGGATATCAAGTTGTAGAAACAAATGGTTTTAGTGCAGGTACAACAATTGCTACCATTGCAGATATGACTAAAATGATTTTTGAAGGTAAAGTTGATGAGTCAGAAGTTGGTAAATTGGTAAAAGGTACAGAAATTGAAATCTCTTTAGGTGCTATTGAAAACAAGAAATTTCCGGCAGTTTTAAACTTTATTGCACCTAAAGGAACAGAAGAAGCAGGTGCAGTTCAGTTTAAAATAAAAGCAGATGTTTCTTTAGATGATGAGCATTTTATTAGAGCGGGTTATAGTGCAAATGCAGAAATTGTTTTAGAGAGAAAAGACAGTGTTTTGTCTATTAAAGAATCTTTATTACAATTTGATAGAAAAACGGAATTACCTTATGTAGAAATTAAAAATGCCGAAGGAAAATTTGACAAGAAAGATGTTAAATTAGGTACTTCAGACGGTGTAAATGTGGAGATTTTAGAAGGAGTTACCAAAGATGATGAAATTAAAATTTGGAATAAAACCTCTAAAGAGGATGAAGAAAAAGACAATAATTAA